In one Cottoperca gobio chromosome 12, fCotGob3.1, whole genome shotgun sequence genomic region, the following are encoded:
- the nop14 gene encoding nucleolar protein 14 produces the protein MGKVPKKRSLADKVRKTKTSTEIKNNPFEVKINKKKFDILGRKTKHDVGLPGVSRSKAINKRKETLLKEYKQKGKSSKFIDRRFGEYDTNMAPEDKILKRFAMERQRVHDKKDLFNLNEEEELTHYGQSLAEMEKFNDHVNSDDELEEKGSLSAELTATHFGGGGLLRKRTLGEQEGEEGRMRAKSRQELIEELIQKSKKEKRDRQVQKEESQELTEKLDHEWKSIQALMVQKMPKSERPEEEKPKLEQYDMMVRELVFEMKAQPSEKLKTPEELAREEREKLQKLEADRLRRMMGDQVAESSQSQIHMSADDLNDGFILDKDDQKTLSYQDGKWNIGEEDKNEEELQSGEEEEEEGEEEEEEEEEEEEGESEADEEDGDEEEEEQEGSSEEEDAHSDLESEQESEDEERKQEDEETSAKPSLSKEEIKAQQEAAKAELPYTFTAPESFSDLKDLLHGHTPDNQRLIVARTQKSNHASLAVGNKLKLQKLLGFLLEYVGELATRSPPELTTIDKLIPELYTLCQMFPEAACKAMQSVLGDAGHSTEEVLEVKGHLAFPTLDMLIYLKVTALLFPTSDFRHPVTTPALLYISQALTKCPLRSLQDVTSGLVLCCLAVEYVSFSKRFLPELINFLAGTLHLAVKDKTSLGRIVVPPFRPSGKCSDLLVLSDPESCKNWSKKSLSLSATQHLELKNDLDRDHHRLMCLSTCLDLVKRCCLLYKDHMSFTHIFQPIRTLLSKHLSAQALPELLQELHSEILETIGSVPVTHSRLVLERKKPIPLKLLTPKIVEVLDYGKKRGSTREEREKEKLKHKYKKEFKGALREIRKDSRFLAREKLNEVMDRDSERKRKVRELFGSLATQEGEWKALKRRKGK, from the exons ATGGGGAAGGTGCCTAAGAAGAGGAGTCTTGCCGACAAGGTCCGCAAGACCAAGACCTCTACTGAGATCAAAAACAACCCCTTTGAAGTGAAAATCAACAAGAAGAAATTTGACATTCTGGGCAGAAAAACCAAGCATGATGTGGGTCTGCCTGGTGTGTCTCGATCCAAAGCCATTAATAAG AGAAAAGAGACTCTCCTGAAGGAATACAAACAGAAGGGCAAGTCCAGCAAATTCATTGACAGACGCTTTGGGGAGTATGACACCAACATGGCACCAGAAGACAAAATCCTGAAGAGGTTCGCGATGGAGAGACAG CGTGTGCACGATAAGAAGGATTTGTTCAACttgaatgaggaggaggaactCACTCATTACGGCCAGTCGCTGGCTGAGATGGAGAAATTCAATGACCATGTGAATAGCGATGATGAATTAGAAGAGAAAGGTTCTTTGTCAG CTGAGCTGACTGCCACCCACTTTGGAGGAGGGGGCCTCCTCAGAAAGAGAACATTAGGGGAGCAGGAGGGGGAAGAAGGAAGGATGAGGGCCAAGTCCAGGCAGGAGCTGATAGAAGAGCTCATCCAGAAGTCCAAGAAGGAGAAG cGTGACCGACAGGTGCAGAAAGAGGAGTCACAAGAGCTGACTGAGAAGCTGGATCATGAGTGGAAGAGCATCCAGGCTCTGATGGTGCAAAAGATGCCCAAAAGCGAACGTCCCGAGGAGGAGAAGCCAAAG TTGGAACAGTACGACATGATGGTCAGAGAGCTCGTCTTCGAGATGAAGGCTCAGCCATCGGAGAAGCTGAAAACCCCAGAGGAGCTCGCCCGGGAGGAAAGGGAGAAGCTGCAGAAACTGGAG GCGGACCGTCTCAGGAGGATGATGGGAGATCAAGTCGCGGAGAGTTCACAGAGTCAGATTCACATGTCTGCTGATGACCTCAATGATGGCTTCATCCTGGATAAGGACGACCAGAAGACCCTTTCTTATCAG GATGGAAAATGGAACATTGGAGAGGAAGATAAGAATGAAGAAGAGTTacagagtggagaggaggaggaggaggagggagaggaggaggaggaggaggaggaggaggaggaggagggggaatcAGAGGCAGATGAGGAAgatggagatgaagaagaagaggagcaggaggggagcagtgaagaagaagatgcaCACTCAGACCTGGAGTCCGAGCAAGAGAgcgaggatgaggagagaaaacaggaggatgaggagaccAGTGCCAAACCGAGTCTGAGCaaagaggagataaaggctCAGCAGGAGGCAGCTAAAGCAGAGCTCCCATACACATTTACTG CTCCAGAGAGCTTCAGCGACCTGAAAGATTTGCTGCATGGCCACACCCCGGACAACCAGCGCCTCATTGTGGCCAGGACTCAGAAAAGCAACCACGCTAGTTTGGCTGTAGGCAATAAGCTCAAACTGCAG AAACTGTTAGGCTTTCTGTTGGAGTACGTTGGAGAACTGGCCACCAGGAGTCCACCTGAACTCACCACCATAGATAAGCTCATACC AGAGTTGTACACTTTGTGTCAGATGTTTCCGGAAGCCGCCTGTAAGGCCATGCAGAGCGTCCTCGGAGACGCTGGACACAGCACGGAGGAGGTGCTTGAGGTCAAAGGGCATCTTGCTTTCCCAACACTAGACATG CTCATCTACTTGAAGGTGACAGCCCTGCTGTTTCCTACCTCAGACTTCAGACACCCTGTCACCACTCCAGCGCTGCTTTACATCAGCCAGGCTCTCACCAAG TGTCCATTGAGATCCTTACAGGACGTGACGTCAGGTTTAGTGCTGTGCTGTCTGGCTGTGGAGTACGTCTCTTTTTCAAAGCGCTTCCTGCCTGAGCTCATCAACTTCCTGGCTGGAACGCTACATCTGGCCGTGAAGGACAAGACGTCTCTAG GTCGCATTGTGGTGCCGCCTTTTAGGCCATCGGGGAAGTGCAGTGATCTGCTGGTGTTGTCGGATCCCGAGTCCTGCAAGAACTGGAGCAAGAAAAGCCTTTCATTGTCCGCGACCCAACACCTGGAGCTCAAAAACGACCTGGACAGAGATCACCATAG GTTGATGTGTCTATCTACTTGCCTGGACCTGGTGAAGCGGTGCTGCCTGCTCTACAAAGACCACATGTCCTTCACACACAtcttccagccaatcagaacgCTGCTTTCCAAACATCTTTCAGCCCAAGCCCTACCAGAGCTTTTACAG gagctgcacagtgagaTCCTGGAGACCATCGGCAGCGTTCCTGTGACTCACAGTCGGCTGGTTTTAGAGAGGAAGAAGCCAATTCCTCTGAAGCTGCTCACACCCAAGATTGTTGAAGT GTTGGACTACGGAAAGAAGCGTGGCAgcaccagagaggagagagagaaggagaaactgAAGCACAAGTACAAGAAGGAGTTCAAGGGCGCTCTGAGGGAGATCAGGAAGGACTCGCGCTTCTTGGCCAGAGAGAAGCTCAATGAGGTCATGGACAG AGATtcggagagaaagaggaaagtgaGGGAGCTCTTCGGCAGCTTGGCCACTCAGGAGGGAGAGTGGAAGGCcctgaagaggaggaaggggaagTAA
- the LOC115017221 gene encoding alpha-synuclein-like, with translation MDTLLKGLSKAKDGVVAAAEKTKQGVTGAAEMTKDGVMFVGTKTKDGVTTAVSGVSQVGGAMVTGVTAVAHKTVEGAGNIAAATGLVKKDPAKQSDESSAVQDMAESPMDTDLADATEDDDDN, from the exons ATGGACACGTTATTGAAGGGTTTATCTAAAGCCAAGGATGGGGTCGTGGCGGCGGCGGAGAAAACCAAGCAGGGAGTGACTGGAGCAGCTGAGATGACGAAAGACGGGGTTATGTTTGTCG GTACCAAAACAAAGGATGGAGTCACAACAG CTGTGTCTGGAGTGTCTCAGGTGGGTGGAGCCATGGTTACCGGGGTTACCGCTGTGGCCCACAAAACTGTGGAGGGTGCAGGAAACATTGCTGCTGCCACTGGATTGGTCAAGAAGGATCCAGCCAAACAA agcGATGAATCCTCAGCAGTCCAGGACATGGCAGAGTCACCGATGGATACTGACCTTGCTGATGCTACCGAG gACGACGATGATAACTGA